The Salvelinus sp. IW2-2015 unplaced genomic scaffold, ASM291031v2 Un_scaffold4163, whole genome shotgun sequence genome segment ATTAACTAATATAATATAACTAATGTAATATAATCTAATGTAATATAACTACtaaatataacataatataatataactaaTGTAATATAACTCATATAATATAtactaatatataataataaactaATTAAATAACTACATATAATATAACTAATGATAATAGAACTAATGTAATATAACTAATGTAATATAACAATGTAGTATAATCTAAGTATATAACTCATATAATATAACACATATATATAACTAATATATAACTAATGTATTATAACTAATTATATAAACTATTAACTAATGTAATATAACTCATAtaatataaactaatgtatataaCTAATGTAATATAACTAATGTAATATAACTAATATAATATAACTTAACGTTATATATAACTAATATAATATAACTAATATAACTAATGTAATATAACCCTCATTATAATATAAACTAATTGTAATATAAACTAATATAATATAAACTAATGTAATATAACTAATGTAATATAACTCATATAATATAACTAATGTATATAACTAATATAATATAAACTAATAAATATAACTAATATAATATAACTATAATAATATAACTAATATAATTATAACTAATTATATAACAATATAATATAACTAATGTGTATAACTAAGTATATATAAACTCATGTAATAATAACTAATGTAATATAACTCTATTGTAATATAACAATGTAGTATTAAACTAATGTAGATAACTAATGTAGTATAACTAAGTAATATAAAACTCATATAATATAACAATGTAGATAACTAATTTAATATAACTCATATAATATAACTAATGTAGTATAACTTAATTAATTAAATAACTATAAATAAACTAATGTTATAACTAACGATACAATAAACTAATATAATATAACTAAATAAATATAACTAAGTAGTATAACTAATATAAATAACTAATTATAATAAACTAATGTATTtataacaatataatatataCTCAATATAAACTAATGTAATATTAACTCATTATATAATATAACTTAATGTAGTATAACTAGATGAGTTATATAATATTAATACTAACTATATAATAATAACTAATTGTAGTATAACTAATATAACTTATAACCTAATGTAGTTAGTAACTAATGTATATAAACTGCATTATAATAAATCTAATTATATAACTAAATAATTATAACAATGTATATAACTAAATGTAATATAACTCATATAATATACTAATTAATATAAACTTAATGTAGTAAACTAATTAGTATAACTAATGTAATTATAACTCATATAATATAAACTAATTTAGTATAACTAATATAAATAACTAATGTATATAACTAAATGTAATATAAACTCATAAATATAACTACTGTAATATAACTAAGTAATATAACTACTTTAATATCAACTAATAAAGATAACTTGAAATATAATATAAGCAATGTAATATAACTACTGTAATATATAACTAATATATATTAACATAATAGAAATATAACGCTTTAATATAACTACGGAGATATAACTAATGCATATAACTAATTATAATATAACTAATGTagtatatactaaataatataactAATATAATTACTACGCTTGTTAATAACTACTGTTAATATAACTAATGTAATATAACTCATATAATATAACTAATATAATATAACTAATATAACTCTTGATCaaccctctgagtcaatacatgttagattcccctttggcagtgattacagcagtgTTATTTCTGGCTACGTTTCTAaagattgtgcaacatttacccattattcttttaaaacaaactcttcaagctctgtcaaatgtgTTAGACaaccaagtcttgccatagattttcaatcagatttaagtccaaactgtaactcggccactcaggaacattcactgtgttcttggtaagcatctccactgtagatttggccttgtgctttaggttattatcctgctaaaaggtcaattcatctcccagtgtctggtggaaagagactgaaccaggttttcctctaggagtttACCTACGCTTAGCtcgttttcattatttttttatcctgaaaaacttgattacaagcatacccagaacatgatgcagccaccactatgattgaaaatatggagagtggtcctcagtaatgtgttgtactggatttgttccaaacataacacttggtattcaggTGTATTGTGTGTCGGACAGTGACagaaaaatctcaatttaatcccttttaaattcaggcagtaacacaacaaaatgccggAAACagtcaaaggggtgtgaatacattccgCAGGCACTGTACGCTTGTATGTGCGCGCGCCATCAGGACAATTAATCCTGCCCGTCCCGTTTCAGCATGTGTCGGGACCTGGAATAAATCAAGATATTGAGGAAACCTTGGTCTAGGTCTGTCCTCACCTGTCCTATAAGCTGCACTATAAACTCCACCACCATCTTGGACTCCTTGTTGAACATGCCCTGCCACAGCTTGTCCACCACGCGCTGCGTGATGTAGAAAACGTTGTTGACCAGCACCTGGTAGCTCCCTCCAGTGGTGATGGGCAAGGATGCATCCTCACAGAGAGATACTACAGTGGATGGTTAGAATAGTATATTATAGACTAGGAGACTACAGATATTAGAATAGTAATTATAGACTGGAGACCAGAGAGGTTTAGAAATAGATATTAATAGACTGAGAGACTACAGTGGTAGAAtagtatattatagactggaGACTACAGATGTGGTTAGAATAgtgtatattatagactggagACCAGAGATTGTTAGAAtagtatattatagactggaGACTACAGGTGGGTACTATTGACTGAATAGGTTATATTATTAAGACTGGAGACACAGTGGTTAGAAAtagtatattatagactggaGACACAGAGATGGTGTTAAATAAGTATATTATAGACTGGAGACCAGAGTGGTTGGAATAGTATTTATAGACTGGAGAGACCATGGTTGAGAAtagtatattatagactggaGACTAGCAGATAGTTAGAATAGTATATTATTGACTGGAGACTTACATGTTAATGTTATTTAAATGGAGACTACGTGTAATATTATTATGACTGTGAGACTACAATGGTTAGAATAGTAATATTATAGACTGGAGACTACAGAATGGTTAGATGGGAAATTCAAGCTTTGAGAAGTCTCGTCAGCTGTTGAGGAGTGAGGCCGGCTCTGGAGATCTCCACCTTTCCCATTGCTATTATTTGTAGCTTCTTCTCTGATTGGCTGAGGTTATTTTGTTCTTGTAGGGTTCTTCTCTGATTGGCTGATTATTTTTTCTGTAGGGTTCCTCTCTGATTGGCTGTTATTTTGTTCTGTAGGTTCTTCTCTGATTGCTGAATTATTGTGTTCGTAGGGTCATTTTCTATTGGATGAATTATTGTGTTCTTCTCTGATTCATATagtatgtgtgtgggttgtgtgtgtgtggtggtgtgtggtgtgtaaataCCTAGGAGGACATCAGCAAGCCAGCACGTTTGTTCCATGACCAGAGTCCAGGATGTAGGACTGGTTAATTCTTTCTGCTGGTGTCCCCTGGTGGAAGCGCGTCCTGGGGACGCCTGGGGAGACAACTCTACGTTCAAGCACCAAATCAACAGTTGTAAACAggtaaacaataacaaagcgttttccccgcctctgttttggtaaaaagatgAAAGTattggcctggagaaatgtaaccattctcaGATTAATGACAGAACTATGGACGTAAGGACTGCCCaccatgatatcaacatgatagttGTAAACATGTTATGAGGAtatacaggactgaccatccaatgatatcaacatgatagttgtaaccatgttatgaggaatatacaaggactgaccatccatgatatcaacatgatagttGTAACGCATGTTATGAGGATATAAGGACTGCCCAcatgatatcaacatgatagttGAAACCATGTTATGAGGATATACAGGGACTGCCCaccatgatatcaacatgatagttgtaaccatgttatgaggatatacaggactgaccatccatgtatCAACATGAAAGTTGTAAACCATGTTATGAGGAtatacaggactgaccatccatgatatcaaatgaagttgtaaccatgttatgaggatatacaggactgaccatccatgataatcaacatgatagttgtaaccatgttatgaggatatacaggactgaccatccatgatatcaacatgatagttgtaaccatgttatgaggataTACAGATTGACCATCCATATAATCAACATGAATAGttgtaaccatgttatgaggataTACAGGACTGCCCACCATGATTATCAACATGATAGTTTGAAAACCATGTTATGAGGATATACAGGACTGTCCCACCATGAATATCAACATgatagttgtaaccatgtttaTGAGGATATACAGGACTGACCATTCCATGTATCAACATGATAGTTGTAACATGTTATACGATTAACACAGTGTTgcgtttacatttacaatgtttaaacGTTGGAgtaaaaacaagtttatattttggattctgaaTGGAGTGTAAGAGTTTAATATAAACTGATAAACTAATGATATAAATATATCATTTATAGGtccaaaaaatggatgtagcaactgcagattgccactTTCCTGACATAATAGCTAGATTAAGGAATTACAAAAATCTATAAACTTAAAACAAAATTCCCGTTTCCCGAAAGTCTTTGGAGCTTTCCCAAGATTCTTGCAACCCGAGCTAGATTATCAACTAATAGCAATTAAATCCACCGTTTGCTGTCAGGATAGTACTTTGTGACaacagctgatgtaaaaaagggcttcataaaatacatttgattgatttttgTCTCACCTCTAAACAGTAGGTCTATGGGTGGACGTCTGTTTGCTGGCCGGAGTCAGACACAGGTTTGTCCATGATAGCACCTTCATGAGTCAAACACGTACTTCTTGGCCGGATGATTGGTCAGGTAGGTCTTAGAACCCACGTTGCACGTATTCCGATTGGCTCGGTTCATGCCCGTGTCGGCGGTGAAGGCCTTGAATTCTTCCGTTGGTGACCCCGCTTCATCATCCAGGTCActcacctgaagagagagaggggagggttagATGGAGCTCaagagagcaacacacacacacagctactgtagaaaacacacacacacacacacagctactgtagaaaacacacaccacacacacacacacacacaaccacacacacaaccacacacacacacacaacacacaccacagctactgtagaaaacacacaacacaacacacacacacacaacacacacaccacacacacacacacacacagtacaaaaacaccaacacacacacacacacacacacacacacacacacacaccacacacaccacacacacacacacaccacaccacacacccacacaccacacacacacacNNNNNNNNNNNNNNNNNNNNNNNNNCTGGtaggagaagtgggggggggggggggacatttggTTAGAATGGAAATGTGTCTTTTTCCCCCCCAACAGCCAGGACGAGAGGCACAGGGTCAGAGCAGCAGCCCCTCAGTTCCCCAGTTGTGTTTTAACCATCAACCGTTTGGATGCTGCTCTGCCTCTCTAACACAATACCTGCCTCCTCTCATGAATGATCACTTCATGTTTTCCCTAAAAGTAGGTCAGTACCTAGgaggatattgtgtgtgtgttatctattatttaacctttatttaactaggcaagtcagtgaaaaacaaattattatttacaatgacggcctcccggGAACAgtgtggttaactgccttgttcaggcgcgaacgacagatttttaccttgtcagctaggggattcgatTCAACAACCTTTCGGTACTAGTccaatgcttgtgtgtgtgtatctaggaGACCGTCAACAAccagtaggggtgtgtgtgtgtgtgtgtgtgtgtgtgtgtgtgtgtgtgtgtgtgtgttgtgtgtgtgtgtgtgcggagttAAAACAGGATGGTTGAGACTGGGATTAGTTTACTTCATATTGTAGACGAACTACGGTAGTTAGAATACGTATATTATAGACTGGAACAGAGATGGTTAGGAAtagtatattatagactggaGACCAGAGATGTTGAATAGATTATTATTATAACTGCAGACTACAGATGTTAGAATAGTATTATTATAGACTGAGACTACAGTATGGTTAGAATAGTACATTAAACTGAGACTACAGGCATGCTTAGAAAATATATTATAACTGCAACTACAATGTTAGAATAGTATATGTATAGACTGAGATCTACAGAGGGTTAGaatgtatattatagactggagACCAGAGGTGTAAGAATATATATTATTAGACTGAGACTACAATGGTAGAAAGGTATTTATAGACTGGAGACCAGCAGTTGCGTTAGAATAGTATATTACTAGACTGAGACTACAGATGGTTAGAATAGTATATTATGACTGAAACCAGTGGTTGGAATAGTTAATATTAAGGACTGGAGACTACAATGTGGAAtagtatattatagactggaACTACAGATGTTGGAATAGTATATTATAACTGAACTAACAGATGGTTAGAATAGTATATATAACTGGAGACTACAGATGCTTAGAATATTAATTATAATGAGACCAGAGGTGGAGAAAAGTATATTATAGACTGGAGACTAACAGATGG includes the following:
- the LOC139026233 gene encoding WD repeat and FYVE domain-containing protein 3-like, whose product is MWHSPEFLCVLAASVFPFNIRPYSEMVSDLDDEAGSPTEEFKAFTADTGMNRANRNTCNVGSKTYLTNHPAKKYVFDS